One Marinibacterium anthonyi genomic region harbors:
- the traG_3 gene encoding Conjugal transfer protein TraG has translation MHGAPHKPGAGLIQKLLVTTALGYGLYHSWPYVQPGSFGPEWWLYAWAAGALVFGIGVSGVVAELMAATLKLGRIFRALRPKRSEASASWLTVKQARKAGLGQAKGLFLGILDGQPLFIDTCVHGLLCSPARKGKTTGFVMAALCHDIGTSRIVADMKGELAAQTAQLIEERHGQPVIIVNPGHKFGLGNAGYNPLQILLDDLACASEDVIADAWSLAFQLVPPPPGGERDPFWPNGTRKLIVFVVVALCVLREETEANLPGAFTVLGDNGAFVELLKEARDSAALGGELATLARNIAATARANIKHFESFREGAVQALVAFGPSGRLAPSMTHCDFRFADLKREKTTLFLVCDYSRMDVFAPWLGLLIWAALKELVRSDNAVPVQFLLDEFTNYRLPGLPNALTALGGYGVRCWMVVQELEEIARVYGREAMATILSQTDVKQFFGVSSLETARLVSQMLGEEEVSSESFGLGATPGETPSLSIGKSRKPLLTPDQIRRLSDDEQILFIKNLRAARVMKAGYHEVMPWRMQVANNPLHGGTRYLGKIKMRIRRGRAVSARAGKRAITRSRRPVLRPVLTALAGTVPATPLIVIGALAFVVSTFGTPHLLWEYTRSHSYCRYLGLPVVSEGFEASGYCPLIMWRKR, from the coding sequence ATGCACGGCGCTCCTCATAAGCCCGGCGCGGGCCTGATCCAGAAGCTGCTGGTCACGACTGCGCTCGGATACGGGCTCTATCACAGCTGGCCGTATGTTCAGCCGGGCAGTTTTGGCCCCGAATGGTGGCTTTATGCCTGGGCCGCCGGGGCGCTCGTCTTTGGGATTGGCGTGAGCGGCGTTGTTGCTGAGTTGATGGCTGCCACACTCAAGCTGGGGCGCATCTTTCGGGCGCTTCGGCCCAAACGTAGCGAGGCCTCGGCCAGCTGGTTGACAGTGAAACAGGCGCGCAAAGCGGGGCTTGGGCAGGCCAAGGGGCTGTTCTTGGGCATTTTGGATGGCCAGCCGCTTTTCATTGACACGTGCGTTCACGGTCTGCTGTGCTCTCCCGCCCGCAAGGGCAAGACCACAGGCTTTGTAATGGCGGCGCTCTGCCACGACATCGGCACCAGCAGAATCGTGGCGGATATGAAAGGCGAATTGGCCGCGCAGACGGCGCAGCTGATCGAGGAGCGGCACGGCCAGCCTGTCATCATCGTCAACCCGGGGCATAAGTTCGGGCTAGGCAATGCGGGCTACAACCCGCTTCAGATCCTCTTGGATGATCTCGCCTGCGCGTCAGAGGATGTCATTGCGGATGCCTGGTCGCTTGCCTTCCAATTGGTGCCGCCGCCGCCGGGCGGCGAGCGCGATCCGTTCTGGCCGAATGGCACGCGCAAACTGATTGTGTTTGTGGTTGTGGCGCTGTGCGTGCTGCGGGAGGAGACCGAGGCCAATCTGCCGGGTGCATTCACCGTGCTCGGGGATAACGGTGCCTTCGTTGAATTGCTAAAGGAGGCGCGGGACAGTGCTGCCCTTGGCGGAGAACTGGCCACGCTCGCCCGGAACATCGCCGCGACGGCGCGGGCCAATATCAAACACTTTGAATCGTTCCGCGAAGGGGCGGTGCAAGCCCTGGTCGCGTTCGGTCCCAGCGGGCGGCTTGCCCCGTCGATGACACACTGCGACTTCCGCTTCGCCGATCTGAAGCGCGAAAAGACCACGCTGTTTCTGGTCTGTGATTATTCCCGGATGGATGTATTCGCGCCCTGGCTCGGCCTGCTGATCTGGGCCGCGCTGAAGGAGCTGGTGCGCAGCGACAACGCGGTGCCGGTGCAGTTCCTGCTCGATGAGTTCACCAACTACCGGCTCCCAGGCCTGCCGAACGCCCTGACGGCGCTTGGCGGCTATGGGGTGCGGTGCTGGATGGTGGTGCAGGAGCTCGAAGAGATTGCCCGTGTCTATGGCCGCGAGGCGATGGCCACGATCCTGAGCCAAACCGATGTAAAGCAGTTCTTTGGCGTGTCTTCCCTGGAGACCGCCCGGCTTGTGAGTCAGATGCTGGGCGAGGAAGAGGTTTCTTCCGAAAGCTTCGGCTTGGGCGCAACACCCGGAGAGACGCCTAGCCTGTCGATTGGCAAATCCAGAAAGCCGTTGCTGACCCCGGATCAAATCCGCCGCTTGAGCGATGATGAGCAAATCCTGTTTATCAAGAACCTGCGGGCCGCACGCGTCATGAAGGCCGGGTATCACGAGGTCATGCCCTGGCGCATGCAAGTGGCGAATAACCCGCTTCATGGTGGCACCCGCTATCTGGGCAAGATCAAGATGCGCATCCGGCGCGGACGCGCTGTCTCTGCGCGCGCAGGTAAACGGGCCATCACACGGTCGCGCCGACCGGTCCTTCGCCCGGTTCTGACTGCGCTTGCCGGGACGGTTCCTGCAACGCCGCTGATCGTCATCGGCGCGCTGGCATTTGTCGTCAGCACCTTCGGTACGCCGCACCTGCTTTGGGAGTACACGCGCTCGCATAGCTATTGCCGCTATCTCGGCCTGCCCGTGGTCTCGGAAGGGTTCGAGGCCTCGGGCTACTGTCCCCTGATCATGTGGAGGAAGCGATGA